The Hippoglossus stenolepis isolate QCI-W04-F060 chromosome 3, HSTE1.2, whole genome shotgun sequence genomic sequence gtgtttatgtttctgagCCGCAGCAGACATGAAGATCACGGACGGTGTGTTACGGAGCTTCCGAGTGGCCCGGACCTACAGCGAAAACTCCCAGAAAGTCAACTGTGTGGACTTCAGTCCGAATGGACAACATGCGATATCCAGCAGCGACGACGACTGCATCGTGTTGTATGACATCCAGGAGGGAAagttagtatatatatatatattataccaTAAAAACGAAACCCAAACTCATACCACCATTGttctttttatctatttattttacacatttctattttatttgtatcgtTTTGCCActtcaacttgtttttaaaacagattttcccatttaatgtttgttttacctattttaatctatttcctcttttattctgctctttttaatcCATTTTATTCTGCTCGTACACTGTTTTGAAGCAGGCTTTCAGATTTGAAATGAATTTATTTCaattctgtgttgttttaaaggcccagtgtgtaagatttagatgaaagggatctattggcagaaattgaatattaaataatcccagtgatgttttcactagtgtgtaatcaactaaattgtatgaatttttgttttctataCCTTAGAATGGGCCTTTTCTATCTAAATACTAAAATCAATATGAACCGGGGTGTGCAGGATGTTCCCTGTGCTCTTATGGGATCAGAAGACTGACAATGTATTCTCTCTTTTTCAGACCCAAGCGTACTCTGTTCAGCAAGAAGTATGGAGTGGACCTCATCCGCTACACACATGGAGATACACAGACGGTGGTCTACAGCTCCAACAAACTAGATGGTAACTAAAACGACACTCAGTGGAGCTCAGATCCACATCAAGATCTGCAATgaattctttgagaaatcaaccaaaatgctgaaaagcagcccatctcgcaatgttaaagaaagtggggaaaaaaatcttgaCATTTACCAAGACCAAAATTCAATGCTTTGTTCCTTGGGTCACGCCCCACCCCTACACAAACTTTAATGGAAattgtaatcctgctgacaaacaagcaagtggacagggatgaaaacataacttccttgggACTCGCGATAGCCACCTGTTGGTACACAAGCACCAAATACCAAGATgataaatatacttaaagtacaTGTTTTAGTGTTggtgaatgaaaatgttttgtgtcgGGCAGATACCATACGATACCTGTCTCTGAGTGACAACAAGTACATCCGCTATTTCCCCGGACACACTGCAAGGTGAGTGTATGTGACCACCTGGACCACCACATAATAAGAGGCTACATAAGCATAAAGTATACATGACCCTTGTCATGTGATGGGTAGACAAATACCAACAGAAGACCTGCAAACAGTTTGGTTCTCCTGCATAGTGTAAACTGGAAAGTATTTAAGGTCTTGAGGTCCTAACCAGATCAAACCAAGAAGccaaatatcatattttaatattgtgtaaTACTGTAATACATTTATGAGTTAAGTACATCTTCTAATCTATCAATTATCCATATCTTATCCTAGTATGCTGACAAGTATATCTTCACAATTACACTTGAATACATAGACATAAGAGGAGTCGTAATGGTAAACTATAATCCTGATCAGCGTGAACATGTTTACCTCTGACATAGCAACTAGTTACCCAGTTCTCCACAGGTGCCATTAACTTTCACTTCATGCTATCTGTTCTCTTCCTTGTTGCACTTAACTTGATTGTTTACCACATATTGGTTTCAGGGTTATTGCTCTCTCCATGTCTCCAGTGGATGATACGTTTATCTCAGGCTCACTGGATAAGACGATCCGGATCTGGGACCTGCGCTCTCAAAACTGTCAGGTGATTATTCTGTGAACAAGTTGGAAAATGAaacttcctctgctctctgtgggcAGTGACTTCAATGTGTACACCCACTGCTGTAGCTGTTAGTGCTTTAAAGCAGGACTTCAGAAATTACTGCACATCAGGGTGCTTTAAGTCAACAGCAGGCAAATCTGGCAATCTCTTTATATTAATGAGTATTTGTCCTGTGACCACTGGGTGTCCCCAGAACTGCTGTAGGAATATGGACCCGCCCTCTCAGATGGAAAACTGGACCAAAATACAGCAGCTAAAGCACAATATAGTAAATTAAACTCTATAAACAAAGACTAATTGGAAGTGGTAGAAATTAAGATGTAAAGTgtatgacacaaacacaagtcaaAAATTAATGTTGCTGAAATAtggtggttttatttatatattttctgtcttaacttctcacattttctctgtattACCTCCGGCACAGAGCGTATGTTTCCACCCcggtcagtgtgtttgttggttgtttggttttccttgaaacttggtggaaggatgggtcaGGAAAGACCCCATTCAATTTGATGCAGATTAAAGGGGGCAGATCCAGCAGATTCAATTTCTTGTACTTTGCAATAtaggacatttttcaaaattgttACCATTTACCCAGGGAACCGTTCATTGGTCTTgatcaggcacatttaaggaactgatatgtatgagtgtgtattaCTTGGTGTAAGATTAAgttcaaggggactgttgggccttggtagagGTATGCGCTTTACTGAGTACCGTTCtagttatttgtgtgtttgtctttcagggTTTGACTAATCCACTGGGGCAACCTGTTTGTTCCTTCGACCCTGATGGGCTGATATTTGCTGCAGGGGTGGAATCACAGGCCATTAAACTTTACGACCTTCGGGCTTTCGACAAGGTAAATTGCAAAATCATTGTGTTCACGTTTTGtttctttgagtgtgtgagcCCTTTGTACTGCTGCTGTATTATGTCGTGTCTATAACACCTTATATCTCCCTGTTGAAAGGGTCCATTCGCCTCCTTTGAGTCGAGGTTTAATCGCGTCTGTGACTGGACGGGACTCAAGTTCAGTAACGATGGGAAACAGATTCTCATCTCAACAAACGGAGGGATGATTCGTGTCGTCAATGCATTCAATGGATCTGTGCTGCACAATTTTTCTGTAAGAGACATACACAGTCATTTAATCACTCAGCCACAAATCTATTGAATTGCACCTGTTTACAGTTACTTGTATGTGGTTGAGggtttctctgtctctgctcattTGAAGGGCTACAACAACAGTAGAGGCATCTCCCTGGAGGCTTGCTTCACTCCAGACTCACAGTTTGTTATGATCGGTGAGCTAACATTCTGACGCTTTATATTTTGTCGACCCTCCTGTGAGACCTCTTCCCTGATCTTGTTTAACCACGTCTTGCTGTGCAGGCTCAGAGGACGGGAGAGTCCACGTTTGGAGCACTGAGAGCGGGATGAAGGTGGCCGTGCTGGATGGGAAACATCCAGGACCCATCAACACGCTGCAGTTTAACCCCAGATACATGACGTTTGCCAGTGCCTGCACGAACATGGTGAGATGATCAAATGCACTGAATCAGCTACTGCTGAACAAACAGCGATGAACAGAGTGATCATTTatgttttctcctcttgttctttcaaCAGAACTTTTGGCTTCCGTGCATTGAGGACTTGTAGAGGGAGTGAATCCTCGTACGGTGTAACACATGGCCATCATGCAGTGATGCAGGAATACCTTCATGTGTATTTTGTCACAATAAGAACACTGGTGTAATAGTATGTTGGAGACATACTTgccatttttaaaatatttttaagtttaacaTTCTACCATcagtattttacagtatttttaataatgactgcaactgaaaaacatgttttctgtaaaacgtttattgttttttatagaattcaaatttgaatattttaaccCTTTATCATGGTGTGTCctgtataatgtgtgtgaaacattttcagtgtttttattattaaaaatttTGATATAAATGATAACTTGTTTTTCGATTTAAAAATGATGTTTTTACTCGAAATCTGAATACACAGTTATATAGCTGCAGTTAACGGTTacttttattatcaataatctgacaataactgtttttttttataaatactttggtctataaaatgtaatataatataataatgcaGTATAAAAGCAATTCATTATTTCCATAAAGATGATAATTTTCATCTGGAGCATTTAATAAACACTTATCAATCACCAGATATGGAGCGAACATAAACACTGTAATTTAgacattacatttacaatttaaaaaagagaaaatgcagcCAAAAGCTTTTATTAGAAGAGAAGGATCTAGTTCATGTTCACTATAGTTACTGGAGATGATGTGAAATATTCACAAGATCAAAGAGTGTTCTCCTCCTTTTGGATGCCATTAAGTTTCAACTTTTGAAATTTAACTACGGGTCCCATGATTTAGTCAGCACTAACTACATTATGCTTAACGGcacacacagctctctct encodes the following:
- the LOC118104508 gene encoding WD repeat-containing protein 82, producing the protein MKITDGVLRSFRVARTYSENSQKVNCVDFSPNGQHAISSSDDDCIVLYDIQEGKPKRTLFSKKYGVDLIRYTHGDTQTVVYSSNKLDDTIRYLSLSDNKYIRYFPGHTARVIALSMSPVDDTFISGSLDKTIRIWDLRSQNCQGLTNPLGQPVCSFDPDGLIFAAGVESQAIKLYDLRAFDKGPFASFESRFNRVCDWTGLKFSNDGKQILISTNGGMIRVVNAFNGSVLHNFSGYNNSRGISLEACFTPDSQFVMIGSEDGRVHVWSTESGMKVAVLDGKHPGPINTLQFNPRYMTFASACTNMNFWLPCIEDL